The DNA region CCTGTAGTTCTTTCCATATATCCTGCTCTCACTGGCCATCTTTGTGTATATCCCTGCCCTTTTCTGGCGCTTCACCGCAGCCCCCCATCTCTCCTCGGATCTCAATTTCATCATGGAGGAGCTTGACCGCTTTTACAATCGTGCCATTAAACTGGCAAAGAATTTGGCATCCTTGGATGCTAAAGATAAGGATGCTTCACAGGACGCACAGAGGTAAACAACCGAATATTTCAATCTTCACACTGAAATAtttggacaaaacaaaacatctcttTGCATGAGCGATTCTTTTTCTTCAGTAATGGGCTTTGTTTGTTCCGGATCATTAAGAGAAGCGACTTTCTTTCACTTTCGGGATTTGTTTAGTGTTATACTTATGATCTTGTCTTAGTATTTAATCAAACACATTGAACagctccatcttaaattctacGCAAAGGGATATGATGTTTTAGTTTAATCATATGATAGCATCAGAGAGATTTATAAACATTAGCCATGTGAGACATTGCTTGAAGCTGCGTTTATAGCGTAAACACCATTGCATTACATTAGATTTATACAGTAACTCAAAGCATgatatttacagaaaaaaatgttttttgctgatattttttaatatgctCATAACTCACCTGAGAATTTGAGGGGTGCAGCAAGTGGgtgggatttttaatttgaacttGTTCTGTGAAGCCTTGCTTTTTAAGGATGAAAGTTGGTCTATACAACAAGATTTGATTGATTGGTCcattgattgattggttgacTGACCTGACGTTTTGGCACGATAATATAGTTATATTGGGATTGGCAGCGTGACCCGTTCTCTCACCCAAAATCAGCTGAGATATTCTCCCATCCACCtgcgactctagtgaggataagcagtacagaaagtggATAGACTGTTTTGGCCAATGAGGGTCATAATAAAAATAGTCAAGATAAATACTTTATGAAAAATTTTCACCATGCATTTTGATATGCActaaatccatccagccatacatacattttccaagccccttatccattttctgtaccgcttatcctcactaagtcaAGGccgtggtggagcctatcccagctaccaaaTTAACTTCATTCCTTTGTTTACACTTGTATTCTTTGTCTTAAaagtttattttgtgtgttctCTGCAGCAGTGCTCTGGAGCTGACTGAAAGTTGCTTCAAATATCCTTTAGTCGAGCAGTATCTAAAGACCAAGCGCTTCTCTTACCGCCTCGTGATCATGTACTTGGCATGCCGAGCCTTGACTCTGCTCATCTTGCTGCTCGCTTGCATCTACCTCGGATACTACATTCGACTGGCTTCCTTTACCGATGAGTTTCCTTGTGACCTGCGCACAGGGGTGCTGACCAATGACAGCAGGGTACCCTCAGCTGTCCAGTGTAAGCTTGTGGCAGTGGGGGTCTTCCGATTGCTCAGCTACATCAACTTTGGGGTGTATGTGCTACTCACTCCACTGGTGGCCTACGCCTCTGTCGGACCCGCACGTCAAAGTTCCAACTTCCTCCGACCTTACGAGATGCTGCCAGGCTTTGGTGGTTTGGGTGGGATCACACCTTTCTACAATGACCTTAGCATCTATCTGCTGTTCCTGCAGGAGAACCTAAGTGAACTGAAATCCTTCAAGTGCCTGCAGGTGAGTCAGTTTGGAACAACAATAATGACTTAGTAGAGAGTGAAGCCCATTTCACTTGTTTTATTAACAGGTGCTGGAGTTGTTGCAAGAAGCTGGTGAGGAGGGCTTTGATCCCATGTGCCTACTGCGAACGTTGAGCCAGGTGAAAACAGATGTGTTGGATTGTAAGAAGGCATATCCACGAAACAAAGTTAAGGAAGTCACATCGTAATTCCACTGATGTATGGGACGATTTTTGGTCttgtaatacagtgaagaaaacaagtatttgaacaccccgctatattgcatattctcccacttggaaatcatggaggcgtctgaaattttcatcgtaggtgcatctccactgtgagagagctaatctcaaaggaaaaatccagaaatcacaatgtatgataattttaacgatttgtgtgatacagctgaaaataagtatttgaacacctgagaaaaccaatgttaatgtttgttacagtagcctttgtaattatagaggtcaaacgtttcctgtagttgttcaccaggtttacacactgcaggagggattttggcccacttctccacacagatcttctctagatcagacaggtttctgggctgaagCTGAGAaaaacggagtttcagctccttctaaagattttctattgggtttagttctggagactgggtaggccccGCTAGAACCTTGGTatgattcttacggagccactccttggttttcctggctgtgtgctccgggtcattgtcatgttgaaagacccagccatgacctatcttcaatgctctgactgagggaaagaggttgttccccaaaatctcacaatacatggctgcggtcatcctgtccttcatacagtgcagttgtcctgtcccatgtgcagaaaacacccccaaagtatgatgctaccaccctatgcttcacagtagggatggtgttcttggaatggaactcatcattcgtcttcttccaaacacggttagtggaattatgaccaaaaagttccattttggtctcatctgaccacaaaactttctcccatgactcctctgtatcatccaaatggtcattggcaaacttaagacgggccttgacatgtgctggtttaagcaggggaaccttccgtaccatgcatgatttcaaacaatgacgtcttagtgtattaccaacagtcaccttggaaacagtggtcccagctcttttcaggtcattgaccaagtcctgtcgctttgtcctgggctgattctttacctttctaaggaacaTTGGGACCACACGAGGTGATCTAtagcatgggactccactccgattgagcttgaccgtcatgtgtagcttcttccatttctaatgattgctccaacagtggagcttttttcaccaagatgctaggcaatttctccatagccctttccagacgtgtggagttgtacaattttgtctctggtgtctttggacagctctttggccatgttacaagtttgagtcttactggttgtatggggtggacggggttctttatgcagctaatgacctaacacaggtgcatctgattcaggataatacatggagtggaggtggactttaaaggtggactaacaggtcttttagggtcagaattctagctgatagatgagtgttcaaatacttatttgcagctgtatcacgcaaataaatcgttaaaaaaatcatacattgtgatttctgaatttttcttttgagatcatctctctcacagtggacatccaccgacgatgaaaatttcagacccctccatgatttctaagtgggagaacctgcaatattgcagcgtgttcaaatactcatttcctTCATTGTAAATAAAAGAGTATTGTGAGTCCACATCCATAAGGTGCGATATATTAGCACATTGCTACGTATGCCAAGGTAACTTATCTGTACACTCCAGTGACAAGTTGTTGAACTCCTCAAGTACAATAGTGTTCTTTGTGTACATATCTGCTGGTGTGGCTGTTAATATAGACATATACACTGTAGATTACTTGCATTTTCTTATAGCTCTTCCAAcctcattgaccaagtcctgcggTGACCAACAACTGACATGATCTCGACAGGTGGTATGGAATGTCCATGTGTATCTCCTGTAAGGCACATATAACAGCCTTGAAATACTTATTATCTGAACAGGCTGCATATATTAGGTCAGTTTtccaaatttgtctttttttaacgtCACTGCACTCTAGTGTTGTTTACGACAAAGACAACTATTCTAAAGCATAAAATCCACCTTGAAGTGTCGGTTATGTGTTCAGTTTTACTTGTTTGTTCTAGATTTGGGTAATGTGATGAAGTCaggatatttaaatttttttaataacacttTCTTTTCTTAGGTAATACCTTCCTAACATTTGTGAATGTCGGCAGTGCTTCTCTAACTGACTACTGTTTGTACTAGTGTGcatattgtatatttattttgtaatgaaGATCTTACTGCAATTTAAAACTTCCCTTTTTATTAGTGATGTTCATTTATTCTGCACCTGTAAAATGAGAAATGAAACCTTAATAGTTAATGGGCACATACCGATTTGATGGGATATTCTTAAAGCATGAAAAATTCATAGAAATTCATAAAAACATGTGCATGTTAAAATAGCCTGATACAGTAATGGAATAATGGAAATGCCACTTTAGAATGGacactcatttaaaaaatgtaaaactgttTTTTGCTGTTATGGGACTTCATTACCAAATAAACAAGGCATTATGATACTGCCTGTTATGACATATTATTTTATTACCATTATTTTTAAACCTTTTAATCTAATCAAATATCCGTtaataaaaagtaagtttctttcggcttgtccctttcggggtcgccacagcgtgtcatctcagatgaacgcacatatgtttggcacaattttttacaccggatgcccttcctgacgcaacccttctcagggagtggaggccccagtgggaatattcttatattattattattttgttgttgttgtggcgcTACGTCAAAGCCCAAAAATCCACCCACTACATATATAAAAGGATTGGGTTGATTGGGTATACGGTATATGTCGTCATTCGTTCAGACCAATAGCGTCTCAAAATTCAAGCTCTGTTTGTAATTGATTGGTGGAAAACCGAAGGGTTATTTGAGCTGGTGGCCAGAGCTAAACTAAGTTTGTTCGAGCAACGCACATTACGAACAACGTGTTTAAGATAACTTTTTGCCAGGAATATATACACATTAATCCAATCTGTTTTACTATTTCTTTTGCATGCAGGTgggtccattttaaaaatgtttaacttgGCGTAGTGTGACGTGGTAGTTTAGCTTCATTGCTAAGCCGGCTAGTAAGCTTGTTAAGCTCATGTTACATTCATGTTGAAGTCATTTTGTCTTTCCAAAACAAGTTAACATTTCTGCATTATTTTACGATTATCTTATACGTTAACCCCAGCCCTCTGTGGCAAATGCTGTGCAGATTTTGGTATTTATATTAGCATGTTAGCGTCTGCTAACAGCAGTGACCGTTGAGAGGCAAACCCATTGTTAAGCAACTTGTTTGATGCACTTTTTAAGTTAGGTCGTATAAACCCGAGCACCCTGAGACATGGGCGAGGCGACAACACAACGCAACTTTGCGACTCTACAAGAGGAGTTGGGCTTTTGGAGGGAGGAGGCAAACGTACACCAGCAGAGGTAGTATCATTAAATATAATCCTAATACATACACTAACACGTTAGATGCTGTAATTACGGATGCTTATAACTACACACACGAAACCACTGTCATTTATTATCATCTCGAATGTAGCACTACTTAGTAATGCATAGTGAACTCATATGGAATCGTTTTGCTGTCATCAGGGCAGATGAAGCTCAGGAGGAGCTGCAAGAATTTCAGCAGATGAGTCGAGACTATGAAGCAGAATTGGAAGCCGAGCTGAAGCAGTGTGAAGTTCGGAACAAGGAATTGTTGCAGGATAACAGCAGGCTCCGTATGGAACTGGAAAACCTTAAGGTTTGATGAATAAGTGGAACTGAATATGCAATTTGGGGGGTGCAGGAAAGGGGTCAATAACAATAACAGCCTATGTCTTTGAACTTTGAACTTCATCTCTTAATGGTACAGATTCATAATGAATATGTCTTCTTTGTTGGGTCACCACAGTACTCCAATTTTGAAGGGCTCGCAATGCCTGCTTAttacaatcagaatcagcattttggccaagtgtgtaaaaacacaaagaatttttctccggcagccGGTGCTGCCCTGTTACAacgttcagaacaaagaacaagaatgTAACGAGAATAAAGAACAACAGACATTTtggtttataggaactattccttataagagtcacagatgtgcaagatgtaaagtcttcttcatttagaacaggcaggagataagagtgtgtcaacgtcccgcattgtgttaagcttgtacagttttacccagtcactcacatttcgCACCcgcacgccatcgcactcgcaaatctgcacagtcgagcacgaaaaatcacgcgcgtaaaatttgttatgagtacaAAAAatcgatattgaaagacgtcgcttattttgtgtagtcttgacgttaattttacgtg from Syngnathoides biaculeatus isolate LvHL_M chromosome 9, ASM1980259v1, whole genome shotgun sequence includes:
- the LOC133506168 gene encoding pannexin-1-like isoform X1, with translation MAIAHVATEYVFSDFLLKDPTEAKYKGMRLELAVDKIVTFLAVGLPLFLISLAFAQEVSVGTQISCFAPTNFSWRQAAYVDSFCWAAVQQQADDSPLWLHKFFPYILLSLAIFVYIPALFWRFTAAPHLSSDLNFIMEELDRFYNRAIKLAKNLASLDAKDKDASQDAQSSALELTESCFKYPLVEQYLKTKRFSYRLVIMYLACRALTLLILLLACIYLGYYIRLASFTDEFPCDLRTGVLTNDSRVPSAVQCKLVAVGVFRLLSYINFGVYVLLTPLVAYASVGPARQSSNFLRPYEMLPGFGGLGGITPFYNDLSIYLLFLQENLSELKSFKCLQVLELLQEAGEEGFDPMCLLRTLSQVKTDVLDCKKAYPRNKVKEVTS
- the LOC133506168 gene encoding pannexin-1-like isoform X2 is translated as MAIAHVATEYVFSDFLLKDPTEAKYKGMRLELAVDKIVTFLAVGLPLFLISLAFAQEVSVGTQISCFAPTNFSWRQAAYVDSFCWAAVQQQADDSPLWLHKFFPYILLSLAIFVYIPALFWRFTAAPHLSSDLNFIMEELDRFYNRAIKLAKNLASLDAKDKDASQDAQSSALELTESCFKYPLVEQYLKTKRFSYRLVIMYLACRALTLLILLLACIYLGYYIRLASFTDEFPCDLRTGVLTNDSRVPSAVQCKLVAVGVFRLLSYINFGVYVLLTPLVAYASVGPARQSSNFLRPYEMLPGFGGLGGITPFYNDLSIYLLFLQENLSELKSFKCLQVLELLQEAGEEGFDPMCLLRTLSQLFQPH